In Biomphalaria glabrata chromosome 11, xgBioGlab47.1, whole genome shotgun sequence, the following proteins share a genomic window:
- the LOC106057931 gene encoding growth hormone secretagogue receptor type 1-like, which translates to MSCPGICTMNITSDEGTHNLLDVSDTIYTAFDILINCFLAQALAWFGFLGNILNICVLSQQGMRDTTNLLLLYLAVSDLIFSILTIAYRIQNIVFYVDRHLSVTILSYYYEIFDNIKYTALFSGTYLITMLSVERMFAVCFPFQVSRIVTRFRIKICAFIITFIIFVIQLPLYGLTYLDLYIVDNATEMRRYVTNFTLNNYDFLKNFYLSTFVNVYSMVIPIVIVMVCSIMTITTIKMSFKNTRKLSTNSQLKRTKEIRSVKLSLVLSTSLISLVLVPSGCIETVLITNRPSVHLSEKAYRLLFSSDQILYIMNSSCNFILYVLTSQKFTKTLTKMFVLKK; encoded by the exons ATGAGCTGTCCAG GTATATGTACCATGAATATCACAAGTGATGAAGGCACACACAATTTACTCGATGTCAGTGACACAATCTATACTGCCTTTGACATTTTGATTAACTGTTTTTTAGCACAAGCGTTGGCTTGGTTCGGTTTTCTTGGTAATATATTGAATATTTGTGTCTTGTCGCAACAAGGCATGAGAGACACAACAAATTTATTGCTGCTGTATCTGGCTGTCTcagatttaattttttctattttgacaATCGCTTATCGAATTCAAAACATTGTTTTCTACGTTGATAGACATTTATCAGTTACAATATTATCTTATTACTATGAAATATttgataatataaaatatacagctTTATTTTCAGGTACATATTTGATCACAATGTTATCTGTAGAAAGAATGTTTGCTGTTTGTTTTCCATTTCAAGTTTCTAGAATTGTAACACGTTTTAGAATCAAAATATGTGCATTCATTATAAcgtttattatttttgtaatcCAGTTGCCTCTGTATGGTCTCACTTACTTAGACCTTTATATTGTGGACAATGCTACTGAAATGAGAAGATATGTGACTAATTTTACTTTAAACAactacgattttttaaaaaatttttatctGAGTACATTTGTCAATGTTTATTCAATGGTTATTCCTATAGTTATTGTTATGGTATGCTCAATAATGACTATAACAacaattaaaatgtcttttaaaaatacTAGGAAATTATCGACAAACTCTCAActaaaaagaacaaaagaaataagATCTGTGAAACTAAGTCTAGTTTTGTCAACGTCTCTTATAAGCCTAGTTCTTGTACCATCAGGATGTATTGAGACAGTACTTATAACAAACAGACCTAGTGTCCATTTATCGGAAAAGGCTTATCGATTACTTTTTTCTTCAGATCAAATTCTTTATATAATGAATTCGTCATGTAACTTTATTTTGTACGTTTTAACAAGTCAGAAATTTACTAAGACATTAACAAAGATGTTTGTACTAAAAAAGTAA
- the LOC129928945 gene encoding uncharacterized protein LOC129928945, translating into MQETLLASQTTKLSRILLQLDWDSQLETVIKDSQLETVSKESQLETVSKDSQLETVSKDSQLETVSKDSQLETVIKDRQSETVSKDSQLETVSKDSQLETVSEDSQLETVSKDSQLETVSEDSQLETVSKDSQLETVSEDSQLETVSKDSQ; encoded by the exons atgcaagaaacgCTTTTGGCTTCCCAGACCACCAAGCTGTCAAGAATTTTACTTCAACTagactgg GACAGTCAGTTAGAAACTGTCATTAAGGACAGTCAGTTAGAAACTGTCAGTAAGGAGAGTCAGTTAGAAACTGTCAGTAAGGACAGTCAGTTAGAAACTGTCAGTAAGGACAGTCAGTTAGAAACTGTCAGTAAGGACAGTCAGTTAGAAACTGTCATTAAGGACA GACAGTCAGAAACTGTCAGTAAGGACAGTCAGTTAGAAACTGTCAGTAAGGACAGTCAGTTAGAAACTGTCAGTGAGGACAGTCAGTTAGAAACTGTCAGTAAGGACAGTCAGTTAGAAACTGTCAGTGAGGACAGTCAGTTAGAAACTGTCAGTAAGGACAGTCAGTTAGAAACTGTCAGTGAGGACAGTCAGTTAGAAACTGTCAGTAAGGACAGTCAGTGA